The Mesorhizobium opportunistum WSM2075 DNA window ATGGACCGGCACCCGCGCCGACCTGATCTTCGGCTCGCATGCGCAACTGCGTGCGCTTGCCGAAGTCTATGGATCCGGCGACGCCGGACAGAAATTCGTCAGGGATTTCGTCGCCGCCTGGACCAAGGTGATGAACGCCGACCGCTTCGACATCGCCGCCTGATCCCGGCGTAAGGACCCGACAAAAAAGGCGCGGGCCACGGCCCGCGCCTTTTGTATTTCAGCTTTCGAGGTCAATCCTTCTCGAAGACACGCGCCTTGGCGACGACGCCGGCGATGGCGCCGCCGATCAGCGGCGCGACGATGAACAGCCAGAGTTGGCTGAGTGCCGCACCGCCCGTGAACAGCGCCGGACCGATCGAGCGGGCCGGATTGACCGAGGTGCCGGTGACCGGGATCATGGCGAAGTGAATGCCTGCGAGCGTCAGGCCGATGACCAGGCCTGCAAACGCCGTCGAGTGCTTTTCAGCGGTAACGCCGAGGATCACGGTGACGAAGGTAAAGGTGCCGATCAGTTCCCACAGGAACGCCGAGCTCATGCCCCATTTCGTCTCGTCCCAACCATTGGCGCCAAAGCCGCCGGTGTGGCCGCCGGTCTGGCCGGAAACGATGATCCACAGCGCCAGCGAAGCCAGGATGGCCCCAATGATCTGCGCGATCCAGTAGGGGATGACATCCTTGGCTGGCAGCCGTCCGGCAAGGAAGACACCGAGTGTCACCGCCGGATTGAGATGTGCGCCCGAAATGGGACCGATCGCATAGGCCGCGGCGATGAGGCCGATGCCGAATGCCAGACCGATGCCTTCCTGGCCGAGCGGCAGCGCGCCGCCGAAGCCGCCCGTCACCACCGACGCCGTGCCGATGAACACCAACAGAAATGTGCCTAGAACTTCCGCCAGATAAGTCTTCATTGCCCTCTCCTCGTGACGATCCGCCGGTCAACGTTTTCTGCGCCGCGAATCATGGCGGCAAGAGTATTCTCAACCGAAAAACTTGGAAAGCAGAGCTGTTGCGCCACGCGCCGTGCTTGAACTTGCCAGATATGAACATTAGAGACCTTTCATCTATTGATCGATCTGCTGTTGGCTGCCAGGGAGAGTTATTGGTTGGCCAATTTCGCTGGCAACAGTCGGGATGACTCCACGCCGCCAGGCGGAGCGGGGTTCAATCCGGACGTGAAAGGTTCTAAGAGCAGGCCGAGATGCTGTGCTCGATTTGATGGAATGACGAATGCGACTGGGCGGAAGGCTGGCTGCGGCTATCGAAGTGCTGGAAGACATTGGCCGGCGTCACCGGCCGGTGGCCGATGCGCTGAAGGATTGGGGCCTCTCGCACCGTTTCGCCGGCGGCGGCGATCGCGCGGCGATCGGCAACATCGTCTATGACGCGCTGCGCCACAAGCGCTCGGCCGGCTGGCTGCTCGGCGAGGATACGCCGCGCGCCATCGGCTTCGGGGCGTTGCTACTCGAATGGGGCCAGACGGCGCAGTCGCTCAACGGTGCGCTCGACGGTGACAAGTTCGCGCCGCCGCTGCTCGGCGCCACCGAGCTCCAGGCAATCGCCGAACGTCGGCTTGCCCACGCGCCGTCCGCGGTGCGGGCCGACATACCCGATTGGTGCGAACCGCTTTTCGAACGTGCCTTTGGAGCGAGCTGGGTCGAGGAGGGCGCCGCGCTGGCGACACGTCCTCCGCTCGACATCAGGGTCAACACTCTGCAGGCCGATCGCAACAAGGTGCTGGCGGAACTGGCCGATACCGGCGCCAAGCCTGCCCGCATTGCGCCAAACGGCATCCGCATTGCGCCCATCGATGGCGACGGCAGGCATCCGAACGTGCAGGCCGAGCCGGCCTTCCAGAAAGGCTGGTTCGAGGTCCAGGACGAGGGCTCGCAAATCGCGGCCACGCTGGCCGGTGCCGGGGCCAGCATGCAGGTGCTCGACTTCTGCGCCGGCGCCGGCGGCAAGACGCTGGCGCTGTCGGCTCAGATGGGCAATACGGGCCAGATCTTTGCCCATGATGCCGAAAAGGCGCGGCTGGCGCCGATCTTCGACCGCATCCGCCGGTCGGAAAACCGCAATGTGCAGGTGGTCACCAAGCCGGCCGAGCTTGCGCCGCTCTCGGGTCATATGGACGTCGTGCTGGTCGACGCACCGTGCACCGGCA harbors:
- a CDS encoding MIP family channel protein, giving the protein MKTYLAEVLGTFLLVFIGTASVVTGGFGGALPLGQEGIGLAFGIGLIAAAYAIGPISGAHLNPAVTLGVFLAGRLPAKDVIPYWIAQIIGAILASLALWIIVSGQTGGHTGGFGANGWDETKWGMSSAFLWELIGTFTFVTVILGVTAEKHSTAFAGLVIGLTLAGIHFAMIPVTGTSVNPARSIGPALFTGGAALSQLWLFIVAPLIGGAIAGVVAKARVFEKD
- a CDS encoding RsmB/NOP family class I SAM-dependent RNA methyltransferase, with the protein product MRLGGRLAAAIEVLEDIGRRHRPVADALKDWGLSHRFAGGGDRAAIGNIVYDALRHKRSAGWLLGEDTPRAIGFGALLLEWGQTAQSLNGALDGDKFAPPLLGATELQAIAERRLAHAPSAVRADIPDWCEPLFERAFGASWVEEGAALATRPPLDIRVNTLQADRNKVLAELADTGAKPARIAPNGIRIAPIDGDGRHPNVQAEPAFQKGWFEVQDEGSQIAATLAGAGASMQVLDFCAGAGGKTLALSAQMGNTGQIFAHDAEKARLAPIFDRIRRSENRNVQVVTKPAELAPLSGHMDVVLVDAPCTGSGTWRRRPDAKWRLTQRQLDARKGEQSAILDAASIYVKPGGLLVYITCSVFPEENGEQVAAFRGRNSGFVPVDHRALWDSHFPGHEAAARIGAGGDISLSPALSGTDGFYVCAMRRPG